The Haloimpatiens massiliensis genome contains a region encoding:
- the greA gene encoding transcription elongation factor GreA — MSEKKYVMTYEGVKKLEDELEYLKTVKRKEITEKIKVALSFGDLSENSEYDEAKNEQAFVEGRIAQLENMLKNASVVDESEIDKEIVGVGTVVKVKDYDFDEIVDFIIVGSAEADPMENKISNESPVGIGLIGKRVGDIVEIPVPDGISKYEILEINRA; from the coding sequence ATGAGCGAGAAGAAATATGTAATGACTTATGAAGGGGTTAAAAAGTTAGAAGACGAATTAGAATACTTAAAAACAGTGAAAAGAAAAGAGATAACTGAAAAGATAAAAGTGGCACTTTCCTTTGGAGATTTAAGTGAAAACTCAGAATATGATGAAGCTAAAAATGAGCAGGCTTTTGTGGAAGGAAGAATTGCTCAGCTAGAAAATATGCTTAAAAATGCATCTGTAGTGGATGAAAGTGAAATAGATAAAGAAATTGTTGGAGTTGGTACAGTAGTAAAGGTTAAGGACTATGACTTTGATGAAATAGTTGATTTCATAATAGTAGGTTCTGCAGAAGCTGATCCAATGGAGAATAAAATATCTAATGAATCACCAGTTGGAATTGGACTTATAGGTAAGAGAGTTGGAGATATAGTGGAAATACCTGTTCCAGATGGAATAAGTAAGTATGAAATTTTAGAGATTAATAGAGCATAA